A segment of the Geoanaerobacter pelophilus genome:
TGCTGTCCTCAACTATGGGCACACCCTTGGTCATGCAGTCGAGTCACTCTCTGGTTATGGCAAATATGCTCATGGCGAGGCCGTAGCCATAGGCATGGTAGCAGCAGCCCGCTTTTCTGAGCAAAAGGGGCTTGCTTCCTCGGCGGATACTGCCCGGATTGAGGCTTTGATCAGCAGGCTGCGGTTGCCTACAGTCGCTCCTCAATTTACTTCCGAAGAGTACATAGCGTCTCTTGTCAGGGACAAGAAAGCGCGCGATGGTGGTCTAACTTTTGTTTGTAACAAGGGGATCGGCAGCTTCAGCTTCCAACGGGTGACAGATCTAAAACCGCTTCTATCGGCATCCGGCATAGGGGGGTAAAATGGCGCAAAACGAATCTTCTTTTTGGACGGATATCAAGAAATTCGAAGACACGCTTGTAAAGGACCCTGCTTCCTACTGTTTTGCTCCCTTAGCTGAGTTATACCGCAAGTCCGGTCTGCTGGATGACGCCATTTCAACGGCCTTGAAGGGAACTGCCTTGCACCCGCAGTATTTTGGCGGGTATATGGCTCTTGGCAGGGCCTATCTGGACAAAGGGATGAACCCTGAGGCCCTGGATGCCTTACAGAAAGTAGTGGCGCTGAGTCCTGAGAATATACTCGCCCAGAAACTTTTGTCTCAGATATACATGGATCTTGGTGATTATGACCTGTCAAAGAATTCCCTGGAGGCGCTTTTAGCATTAAATCCTGCCGATACCGAGAGTCGGCTGCTGTTGGAGTCTCTGGAGAGAACGGCTGCGTCGAATCGTCAGGACGTGTCAGATCCGCTTGAATCCGGTGGGACTGGCGCGGTTAGCTTTATGGTCGAACTGGATGCTTCTGAGGAGAATGCCGAGGAGCTGGAGACTCTTGACCTTGTTGAAGAACTGGATGAGCTTGAGGGAAGCCCGTCCTTCTTTGCCGAACAGGAGCCTTTCCCACCTGCTCTTATACCGGATCATGATGCGCAAACTTCTTTAGACGATCCGGTCGATTATCCTGTTGGCATAAGGACCGCCACGATAGCCGAGCTTTATGTCACCCAGGGGCACCTTGAGCAAGCGCTCGATATTTATCAGGAACTGTTTGCGGCCAGTCCGGAAAACCTGGCCCATCGGAAAAGAATAGAAGAGTTGGAGCGGTTGCTTGCCGAGAGCAAATCTTCATCAGTGCTCGAGCCGCCAGATGAGGCCTTTTCTGTCGTTGAACCGGAGGCCGCCGGTTTTGCTGACGTTTTTAGCGCAGCTGTTACTTCTGATGAGACTCCATCACCTAATACAGAGGGCACCGACGAACTTGTCGTTCTGCTTCAGGGATGGCTGGATAATATAAGGAGGGCTAGAGAATGTCGTTCCGGGAGAGACTGAAAAAAATAGTCGAACAGGTCGATGGGGCCATAGGTGCCCTGATAATGGGCTATGACGGCATCCCCATCGACGAGAGCATTCGCCCTAATGCCTCACTTGATGTGCAACTGCTGGCGGTAGAGTACGCCACTTTACTGAAGGAGATTAAAAGAACTGTTGATGTCCTTAAGACCGGCGGGATGGAGGAGGTTTCCATAACATCCGGAGAGTTGAGAGTGGTGATCCGGGCTTTGAACGAAGAGTTTTTCATGGTTCTTCTTTTGGAGAAAGAGGGGAATTTCGGCCTCGGACGCTACCTGCTAAGACTGAATGCGCAAGCCTTCAGAGACATGCTTCAGGATTGAGGAAGTTATGAAGATTCTGGTAATTCATGGTCCGAACCTTAACCTGCTTGGCACACGCGAGCCGGGAATATACGGCAACACTACCCTTACGAATATCAATGCCGCTCTGCAAGCCCTTGCAGGAGAACTTGGCATTGAAGTCGCTTTCGTGCAATCCAATCACGAAGGCGGAATTGTTGACGCCATTCAGGCTGCCAAGACTGACTGCGACGGCATCTTGATAAATCCGGCTGCATACACCCACACCAGCGTTGCAATTCGCGATGCTGTCTCTGCCGTGGCGATTCCTGTTGTTGAAGTACATCTTTCAAATGTCCATGCCCGCGAAGAGTTCCGCAGTAAGAGCTATATTGCCCCTGTAGCTGTCGGCCAGATCTCCGGATTCGGTGTAGATAGCTATCTGTTGGGGCTTCGCGCAATTTTTAGCCATATTAAATTGAGATTGTAATCCCCCATTGATTATGCTAAAAGACAGAATCTTTTCGGCCAGGGAGTGTTTGGAGCGAAATTCCATTGATGCTCTCCTGGTGACATCTCTCCAGTCCATCCGTTACCTGTCGGGTTTTTCGGGAAGCGATGGTGTTCTGCTGGTAACGCCGGACGCCGGCTGTTTTCTCACCGACTCGCGTTACACCACACAGGCAAGCCGTGAGGTCTCAGGTTTTGCTGTTGCGGAATACCGGTCCAAACTTGATGCCGTTGTGGAATGGTTTTCCGCCTGTGGTTGCAGGCGTATCGGTTTTATTGCCTCTCAACTGACGGTTGAGGTTTACGACGAACTTAAAGCTAAACTCCCTGAAGTCGAGTTTGTTGCACTGAAGGATGAGCTCGCCGATATCAGGAGGATCAAGAGCCACGAGGAAATAGTACTCCTGGAGACGGCAGCGTCTCTGGCTTCCGAAGCTTTTTTATCCATTTTACCCTTGATCCGGCCGGGAATTTCAGAACGGGAACTTGCCCTGGAACTGGAAGTTGCCATGAGGCGACAGGGGGCAGATGACAAGGCTTTTGACTTTATTGTCGCTTCGGGGGAGAGGGGCGCGCTTCCGCATGGTCGTGCCAGCGAACGGGTCATTTGCCAGGGAGAGCTGATAACTTTTGATTTTGGCGCTATTTGCAACGGTTACAATTCGGATGAAACTGTAACTGTTGCCTTGGGCAGTCCCGATCCGCAGCTCCTCGATATCTTCTCGATTGTTAAGGAAGCCCATGACAGGGCTATTGACGCGGTGAAGCCGGGAGTTCCTCTTAAAGATCTGGATAGGATTGCCCGCTCTTTCATTGCGGAGAAAGGGTTTGGCTCTTTCTTCGGGCATGGCCTGGGCCATGGCGTTGGCCTTGAGGTGCACGAAAAGCCGCTGGTCTCTTTTAGAAGCGATGAGATTGCTGCCGAGGGGATGGTCTTCACGATCGAGCCTGGTATTTATGTTCCGGGGTTAGGTGGCGTGAGAATCGAGGATACGGTGGTTGTCGAAGCATCGGGTTGCCGTTTATTGACAAAGGTTTCCAAGGAACTGCGGGTGCTTTAAGCACCGCGGATTTTGAGCGTGAGGCAGCTGATGCTGCCATGTGAAAAGGAGAAAGTATGGATATCAAAGATATTAAAACGTTGATAAAGATGGTTACAGAGACGGACATAACGGAATTTGAGATCGAGAATCCGGAAGAGCGCATCTTGATAAAACGTGGGACATCCACGGAAGTTGTTCATGTGCAGGCACCTCAGGTCATGGCAGCACCTCAGGCAATTGCTGCGGCTCATCCCCAGGTTGCTGGGGCTCCTGCAGCCGCTGCCGCACCGGTTGCCGAGAAAGGTGATCCCATCACTTCACCGATAGTCGGCACTTTCTATCGCGCACCGGCGCCTGATGCCGCCCCTTATGTCGAGGTCGGCCAGGTCGTCGAAAAAGGCCAGGTTCTGTGCATTGTTGAAGCGATGAAGTTGATGAATGAAATTGAAGCGGAATACCGCTGCAAGATCGTCAAGATTTGTAAGGAGAATGCCCAGCCGGTTGAGTTCGGCGATGCCCTCTTTCTTGTCGAAAAAGCCTAGGAGTCACACATGTTCCATAAAGTTCTAATCGCCAATCGCGGCGAAATTGCACTCCGTGTAATCCGCGCCTGTCGCGAACTCGGCATAAAAACCGTCGCTGTCTACTCTGATGCTGACCGCGAATCGCTTCATGTCCGTCTGGCAGACGAGAGTGTCTGCATCGGTCCGGCTCCGAGCCTGAAAAGCTACCTGAATATAAACGCCATCATCAGCGCGGCTGAGCTGACCGATGCCGAGGCGATCCATCCCGGCTACGGCTTCCTTTCAGAAAATGCCGGATTTGCCGATATTTGCGAAAAATGCGGCATAACCTTTATTGGCCCATCTGCTGAGAGCATGCGTATTATGGGGGACAAGATCAGTGCCCGCCAAGCTGTCATAAAAGAGGGCGTGCCGATCCTTCCAGGCACCAAGGAAGGTGTCCATGATGTCAATGAAGCGGTAAAAGTCGCAAAGCAGATCGGCTTTCCGGTAATTATCAAGGCTACAGCCGGTGGCGGTGGTCGCGGGATGAAGATTGTCCATTCTCCGGCGACTCTCCCCAATGCCTTTGCTACTGCCAGGGCTGAGGCACAGTCAGGCTTCGGCAATCCGGAAGTCTATATCGAGAAATACTGCGAGCAGCCTCGCCATGTGGAGATCCAGATTCTCGGCGACAAGCACGGCAATGTGATCCACCTCGGAGAACGTGATTGCTCGATTCAGCGCCGTCATCAGAAACTGATTGAGGAAGCGCCATCTACCATCAGCACCCCTGAACTTCGGAAAGCTATGGGCGAAGCCGCTGTCAGGGCTGCAAAGGCAGTCGGTTACAGCAGCGCCGGTACCATGGAGTTCCTGGTCGATAAACAGAATAATTTCTATTTCATGGAAATGAACACCAGGGTTCAGGTTGAGCACCCGGTGACAGAGATGGTTACCGGCGTCGATATCGTTCGCGAACAGATCCGCTCTGCCGCAGGTCACAAGCTTCGCTACAAACAGAGCGATATCAAGATCAATGGCCACGCCATTGAATGCCGCATCAATGCCGAGGACTCTGTAAAGTTCACGCCTTGTCCGGGCCGGATCACTGCCTACCATCCGCCTGGAGGACTTGGGGTGCGTGTGGATTCGTTCGTGTACGCCAATTACTCTGTAGTGCCACATTATGACTCTTTGATTGCCAAGCTTATCGTTCATGCTGAGACAAGAGAGGATGCTATCTGCAGAATGGCCAGAGCACTTGACGAATATATAATCGATGGTATAAAAACGACCATACCTTTTCACAAGCGGATCATGGCCAACAAGGACTTCATAGAAGGGAACATTGATACCGGTTTCCTTGAGCGTATCGTATTGGAGTAGTCGATGGATTTTCCTGAGGAGTTGAAATACAGCAAAGAGCACTTTTGGGTGCGAGTTGAAGGTAACAGGGCGGTTCTGGGGATTACCGATTACGCCCAGATCGAACTGGGAGGGATTACTTCGGTTGAGCTCCCGGATGTTGGCTATGATCTTGAGCAGGACGACTCGTTCGGCTCCATAGAAGCCAGAAAAACGGTAGCAGACCTCTATGCTCCGGTTGGAGGCTCAGTTGTTGCTTACAACGAGGAACTCCATGATGCTCCGGAACTGGTCAATGACGATCCTTACGATGGCGGCTGGCTTGTCGAGATTGAGCTTTCCGATAAGGAAGAACTCAACCTCCTGATGAGCGCCGATGATTATCAGGATTATGTAGCAGAAGTGGAATGACGCGACTCTGAATTATCATGTTTACGCAAGGCGAGGTTTCTCGCCTTGCTTTTTTTTTGATGAGGGTATTGTCAATGTCGCTAAGGGTAGGCCGAATTGAGTATGCGAACTGCGTCCCGCTGTTCAAAGCGTTTGATGCGCTTTGTGATAAAGACCACAGATTTGTTGACGGTGTGCCCGCCATATTGAACGCCATGCTGTCACTTGGCGAGATCGACCTTTCACCTTCGTCATCAATAGCCTATGGAAAAGATCCCAACCGATACTGGCTTCTCCCCGGATTGTCCATCAGCGCAACCGGCCCGGTGAGGAGCGTGCTCCTTTTTACGCGGCAGCCTCTTGAAGAGCTTGACGGGGCGACTATCGGGCTTACGAATGAGTCTGATACCTCGGTTGCACTTTTGAAGATAATTCTGGGAAAGTTCCTTGCTTTCAAAAACAGCTTTCAGCGCACTGATGCCCTGCCGCAGCAAGCTGATAGTGCTTTTGGAGCACTTTTGCTCATTGGTAATCAGGCGATGAGAATGAGCATGACTGTCTCAGATTATCATGTCTACGATCTCGGTGAACTCTGGCATCGCTTCACCGGGCTTCCGTTTGTTTATGCCCTGTGGGTTGTTAATCGGCAGTCCGTAGCGGGACAGGAAGACAGCGTAATTGACTTGGCGCGCACTCTGCAACAAGCAAAGGTAGCATGCCGGGACAGGCTTCCTTTATACGTCAAAGGGTCGGGGCTTGAATGGTATGGTTTTGATAACTTGATTTCCTATTGGCAGACCATATCCTACGACCTTGGGGAACTTGAGATGGAAGGGTTACGGACCTTTTATCGCTACTCTTATGAATTGGGCATTATAGAGCAACTGCCAGAGATTGTTTTTTTCCCTGGAGCCATAAGCGGCGGGAGTTTTTAATGCCCAGCTTAAACGGAAATAAAGGTAGCGCCCGCTGGTTTGACATCCTTGCCGACCGCTTCAGGGGAGTTAGAAATGGTCGCAGGGCAGAGCCGATAAATGGTTCAGAGGTCCGGTGCCATCTTGTGGTAAAGGTGCGTTGGCTGCTGCTTTTATTCATCGGATCATATGTGGTTTCAGCCGGGAGTGTCTTCACTTTCAGCCGCTACGGATTTTTCCTGTCCCAGGAACAAAAACTGATTCTTATCGGCAGTGTCCTTTCAGTTGCCGTCTATAACCTGGCATATCAATTTTGCTATGACAGGATCAGCCGTTTTCGCTACGCCGACCATTTTCAGATCCTTTTGGACATATTTTTTGTTACCGCACTTGTTCATGTGAGTGGTGGCGTTTCCAGCTGGTTCTGGGCGGTCTATCTTGTTGTGACCATTGAGTCGGCTTTTCTCCTCAAGAACAAGAGGGATGTCTGGCTGCTTGGCGCCATTGGTGGGGGCCTGTTCGGGGCCTTGCTTGTGGTTGAGTATTATGGCGTGATTGATAATGTCTTGATGCCTTTTGTTGCCGGCGAATTGCACCATGACTACCTGTATATTGCACTGCGCTGGCTTTGGGTGGCGATGCTGAACACTGTCGCTGCATTGGTAACGACATTTCTGATGGGTGTCATTCGAACTGAGTCCCAGCTCTTACGGGAAAGCGAGGAGCGGCTCCTCAATTTTATCGATACTGCCAACGACCTTATCCTATGTTTCACTCCTGAAGGGCAGCTGGTTTATGCCAATAAGGCCCTGAGCAAAGCGATGGGATACAATAAAGAAGAAATGCTTGAGCTGCAGGTCTCCGGCTCGATCTCGTCTGCAGGGCTCAGGGCATACAATGCAGCAGTGGGGCATGCTCTCAAGCATGGTTATTCAGAAATAATTGAAACCGACCTTATAACCAAGGATGGCAAAATCATTCCGGTTGAGGGGAGTTTCACCTGCAGTTTTCGCGATAACCGGCCTGTAGCAGTCTGGTGGATATGCCGTGATATCTCTGAGAGGAGATTGGCGCAGCAGCAGCTCTATCAGCTTGCCCATTATGATGCCCTGACCGAGTTGCCGAACAGGGTCTTGCTTTATGACCGTCTCAAGCAGGCACGGGCTTATGCCCATCGTGAAGGCGGGACAATGGCGGTCATCTTTCTGGATCTTGATCGCTTTAAGATCATCAATGACACCCTTGGCCATCCGGTTGGAGACAGGCTGCTGCAATCGGTAGCAAAGCGGCTTTCTTCTTGTGTCAGGGAGGTCGATACTGCTGCCAGGATCGGGGGGGATGAATTCGTTGTCATCCTGGTCAATCTCCGCGAACCGTCGGATGCAGAAAAGATTGCCTCAAAAATTCTTGTTGCTCTGTCAGCGCCGCATATAATAGATGCTCACGAGCTTTTCATTACAACGAGCATCGGAATCAGCCTGTATCCAAGAGACGATGAGGATGTTGACAATCTGATCAAGAAGGCCGACATCGCCATGTATGCTTCCAAATCAGACGGCTGTAACGCCTATAGATTCTATGAGCCCAACATGGACGAGCACGCGCACAAGCGGTTTGTGCTGGAAAACAGCCTGAGAAAGGCGTTGGAAGGTAACGAGTTCCTGCTGCATTATCAGCCTAAGGTAGATATCTCAAGCGGTGACATTACTGCGTTTGAGGCGTTGCTGCGCTGGAATCACCCTGATTTGGGGCTGCTATCTCCAGCAGAATTCATTCCCCTTGCAGAAGAAACTGGGCTGATCATCCCTATTGGCGAATGGGTGATTCGCCACGTTTGCGCCCAGAATGTCGTGTGGCAGAAAGAGGGCCTTTCAAATCTGAGAATAGCAATCAATCTGTCAGGCTATCAACTGCAGCAACAGAACTTCCTTGAATTTGTAGAGGAATCTTTAACTGATACCGGCCTTGATCCTGAATGTCTGGAGTTCGAGATAACCGAGACCGTGATCATGCAGAATCCTGATTTCACCATTAGCATGCTGAATAAACTCAGAGATCTGGGAATTCATATTTCAATTGACGATTTCGGCACTGGCTATTCATCGCTATCGCATCTGAAGCGGTTTTCGGTCAATACCCTGAAAATCGACAAGACCTTTGTCAGTGAAGTTGAGTCAAGTGCAACGGATGCTGCCATTGCCACCGCTATCATCGCCATGGGGAGCAGTCTTAATCTGAGAGTGATTGCCGAAGGGGTCGAGACCAAGGGGCAGCTGGAATTTTTGAAGGAAAAGCTGTGTGACGAAATGCAGGGTTATTATTTCAGTCGGCCAATGCCCCCTGAGAAGGTTACCGAGTTTATGCGCGGCAAGCAGATCCGGAACCCGGAAACGGCGGCCTAGGGGTTATTTGCGCAGCCTGGCATAATCAGTCAGGATCTGGGCATGGTCGAAACAAAGAGCTGTTGGCAGGGCTGCCAAAGGAAAGACGGCAAGGTTTATGGCGTCATCCGCTGCTTTTGGTGTTCCAGAGCCTTTACCGATAAAAACCGTTGATATCGTATGAAAACGCTGATCTCTGGTCGGATCGGAATAACAGCCAAGCAGATGCAAGTCTGAAACCTCCAGAGATGTCTCCTCCCTGGCCTCCCTTATTGCCGCAGTTTCAAGAGATTCGCCATAGTCAACGAACCCACCGGGTAGCGCCCAGCCAAACGGCTCGTTTTTTCGCTCGATCAGGACAATTCCCTCGTCTATCTCGATAATTATGTCTACCGTTGGCAGCGGGTTGCGGTACGACTTGACCTGTTGCCCGCATTGGGGGCAGGTGAGGGTGTCAAAAGCCATTGAGTTCCCCATAAAAAAAGGGGGCCAACTGAGGCCCCCTGGTACTTACGGAGACAATTGTCTCCTTGAGAGTTACTTCTTCTTCCCGCCGGCAGCTTTTTTGGATGCCTTGAGAGGGTTGATTTTGAGCTCTTCGCTCTTGATCTCTACCTTAACGTGTGTGGCGAAATTGCATATGCCGTCAGCCCATTTTTTGGCTGGTGCTGGATATGCGGTACAGACCTGGCCGATTGAGCCTTCTGTAACTCTTTCACATCCTTCGCAGTTCTCCACAATTACCTGGCACGAGCCAGCGGAGAACACACACCCCTGATTCCCCCAGAATGTACACTCTGTACCGCGAAGCACGGTTTGACACTGCATGATTCTCCTCCTCTTTCCCGTTCTGCTGATTCAAGCGTAAAGCCTAATTTACCAAGTTTGCTTCAATTAAGTCAACCGGAAAAATCCCCCAACTCTATCTTTAGTTTCCATGGTTTCCCTTGACTCACCTAGGGGTGTGTATTAACCTTTGAGCATCTGTTATTTGGCTGTGAAACAGCTTTTACGGGAGGGAATATGAATCGGATCACGTTCGGCACCTCTGGATGGCGCGGCATACTCTGTGAGGACTTTATTTTTGAGAACGTCAGGGTGGTTACGCAGGCGATAGCCGATCACCTGATCGCATCAGGGGAGAGCGGCAAAGGGCTTATAGTCGGCTGCGATTCCCGGTTCATGGGTGAACGGTTTGTCCGTGAATCGGCACAGGTACTTGCCGGCGCCGGGATAAAGGTTTATTTGTGCAATCGCGACACCCCGACTCCAGTCATCTCTTTTGAGATTCTCCGCCGCAAAACAGCGGGAGCGATCAACTTCACTGCCAGCCATAATCCACCAGAGTACAACGGCATCAAATTCTCTCCTGCCTGGGGTGGGCCCGCTCTTCCTGAAACCACCGGGGATATCGAGCGCCGTGCCAACGAGATGCTGGGCGAATTCTGTTACAAGGAACGGTTTCTGGACAATGCCAAAAAAGACGGGCTGTGCGAGGAGATTGATTGTCGTCCCGCTTATCTGGATGATCTCTCCACTAAGATCGACTTCGATGCTGTCGCCAGTTTGGGTGGGGTGGCGCTGAATCCACTATATGGCACGGCTCGCGGCTATCTTGATGAGCCGCTGATGAAGCGGGGCATGAAGTTTCACCAGATCAATGCCCATCGCGACCCGTATTTCGGTGGCTTTGCGCCTGAGCCTGCCGAGAAGAACATTCAGGATTTCATCTCCCTGGTCAGGAAAGACCCTTCAATTCGCCTTGGCCTAGCCACTGATGGTGATGCCGACCGCTTCGGCATTATTGACGAGGATGGCACATACATAGAGCCGAACTACATCATTGCCCTGCTGCTCGATTATCTGGTCAGGGTGAAAAAAATGACCGGCGGCGTAGCCAGAAGCGTTGCCACCTCCCACCTTATCGATGCAGTGGCTCGGCATCACGGCATTCAACTTTATGAGACACCGGTTGGCTTCAAATATATCGGCGAACTGATCAGCCAGGACAAGATCATCATTGGTGGCGAGGAGAGCGCCGGCCTCTCGATCAAGGGGCATGTCCCGGAAAAAGACGGCATTCTCGCCTGTTTCCTGGTTGCCGAGATGGTTGCCCGGGAAGGGAAAAGCGTCTCACAACTGTTGCAAGAGCTTTATGCAAAGGTTGGCTGCTACCTGACCAGACGCGACAACATCAAACTCTCTCCGCAGCTTGAGGCAGCCTACAAGGGGAAAGTGGCCAGCGTTCCTGCCGAGATCGCCGGGGCCAAAGTCAAAGATGTGGTCACCATTGACGGCGTGAAACTGATCCTGGAAGACGGCAGTTGGCTGCTGTTCCGCAAGTCAGGTACCGAGCCTGTGGTGCGCCTTTATGGCGAGGCATCTTCTGATGACCGCCTGAATACTGTCATGTCAGCTGGTCGTGAGTTTATACTTGGTAAATAGGACTTGATTTGTCCTGTTGAATGGTTATACTGAAATAAAAAACTGGAGGCCGGTTCATGTGGGATTACACCGATAAAGTAAAAGAGCATTTTCTCAATCCCCGCAATGTCGGGGATATAGCTGACGCTGATGCTGTGGGCGAAGTAGGCAGCCTTGCCTGCGGTGATGCCCTGAAGCTCTTCATAAAGCTTGATGATAATAAGGAACGCATTGTTGACGCCAAATTCCAGACATTCGGCTGCGGCAGCGCCATCGCCTCGTCATCGGCCCTGACCGAGATGATCAAGGGTAAGACGCTGGATGAGGCGCTGGGAGTGACCAACCAGGAGATCGCCGATTTTCTCGGCGGACTTCCCGAAGAAAAAATGCACTGCTCGGTTATGGGCCAGGAGGCACTGGAAGTCGCCATCGCCAAGTACCGCGGAGGGCCTCTCCCGGTCCATCACGACCATGGCCATGACCAGGAGCAGGAAGGCGAAATCGTCTGCAAGTGTTTTGGCCTTACCGACGGCTTTCTCAAAAAAGTCATAGCCCAGAACCGGCTCCACACCGCAGAACAGGTGACCCATTTCACCAAGGCCGGCGGAGCATGCGGCGGCTGCATCCCCAAGATCAAGGAGCTTATCGCCGAAGTCCTTGGCGAACAGAAGCAGGATGCACCCAAAAGGCCGGAGAAACTGACCAACCTGCGTAAGATGCAGCTGATCCAGGAGGTCCTGGAAAATGAGATCAGACCGCAACTCTGGTCGGACGGCGGCGATCTTGAACTGATCGATATCGCCGGCGCAACGGTGCAGATTGCCTTTCGCAAGGCATGCGCCGGTTGCGCGTCATCCGGTTATACTGCCAAATTTGTCGAACAGAAACTGCGCGACCTCGTCAGTGACGACATCGTTGTCGAGGAGGTCCAGC
Coding sequences within it:
- a CDS encoding phosphoglucomutase/phosphomannomutase family protein, giving the protein MNRITFGTSGWRGILCEDFIFENVRVVTQAIADHLIASGESGKGLIVGCDSRFMGERFVRESAQVLAGAGIKVYLCNRDTPTPVISFEILRRKTAGAINFTASHNPPEYNGIKFSPAWGGPALPETTGDIERRANEMLGEFCYKERFLDNAKKDGLCEEIDCRPAYLDDLSTKIDFDAVASLGGVALNPLYGTARGYLDEPLMKRGMKFHQINAHRDPYFGGFAPEPAEKNIQDFISLVRKDPSIRLGLATDGDADRFGIIDEDGTYIEPNYIIALLLDYLVRVKKMTGGVARSVATSHLIDAVARHHGIQLYETPVGFKYIGELISQDKIIIGGEESAGLSIKGHVPEKDGILACFLVAEMVAREGKSVSQLLQELYAKVGCYLTRRDNIKLSPQLEAAYKGKVASVPAEIAGAKVKDVVTIDGVKLILEDGSWLLFRKSGTEPVVRLYGEASSDDRLNTVMSAGREFILGK
- the nifU gene encoding Fe-S cluster assembly protein NifU, with protein sequence MWDYTDKVKEHFLNPRNVGDIADADAVGEVGSLACGDALKLFIKLDDNKERIVDAKFQTFGCGSAIASSSALTEMIKGKTLDEALGVTNQEIADFLGGLPEEKMHCSVMGQEALEVAIAKYRGGPLPVHHDHGHDQEQEGEIVCKCFGLTDGFLKKVIAQNRLHTAEQVTHFTKAGGACGGCIPKIKELIAEVLGEQKQDAPKRPEKLTNLRKMQLIQEVLENEIRPQLWSDGGDLELIDIAGATVQIAFRKACAGCASSGYTAKFVEQKLRDLVSDDIVVEEVQQ